A single window of Callithrix jacchus isolate 240 chromosome 6, calJac240_pri, whole genome shotgun sequence DNA harbors:
- the VMA22 gene encoding vacuolar ATPase assembly protein VMA22 isoform X2, protein MEAPDLRVELDSLLLQLLRDLEELEGKRAVLNARVEEGWLSLAKARYAMGAKSVGPLQYASHMEPQVCLHTSETQEGLQKFEVVRAGIHTPEEVGPGEAALRRRKGPAKTPEPQSSEAPQDPLNWFGILVPHSLRQAQASFRDGLQLAADIASLQNRIDWGRNQLRGLQEKLKKLEPGTA, encoded by the exons ATGGAGGCGCCTGACCTGCGAGTGGAGCTAGACTCACTGCTCCTGCAGCTTCTTCGGGACCTCGAGGAGCTGGAGGGGAAGCGAGCGGTGTTGAACGCCCGGGTGGAGGAG GGCTGGCTCTCGCTGGCCAAGGCTCGCTACGCGATGGGCGCCAAGTCGGTGGGGCCCCTACAGTATGCTTCCCACATGGAACCCCAGGTCTGCCTCCACACCAG TGAGACCCAGGAGGGACTCCAGAAGTTTGAGGTGGTGAGAGCTGGCATCCACACCCCAgaggaggtggggcctggcgAAGCAG CTCTGCGCAGGCGCAAGGGCCCTGCTAAGACCCCAGAGCCACAGTCTTCTGAGGCCCCTCAGGACCCCCTGAACTGGTTTGGAATCCTGGTTCCTCACAGTCTGCGCCAGGCTCAAGCAAGTTTCCGGGATG gCCTGCAGCTGGCTGCAGACAtagccagcctccagaaccgcATCGACTGGGGTCGAAACCAGCTCCGGGGACTCCAAGAGAAACTCAAGAAGCTTGAGCCTGGTACTGCCTGA
- the VMA22 gene encoding vacuolar ATPase assembly protein VMA22 isoform X1, producing MEAPDLRVELDSLLLQLLRDLEELEGKRAVLNARVEEGWLSLAKARYAMGAKSVGPLQYASHMEPQVCLHTSETQEGLQKFEVVRAGIHTPEEVGPGEAAFLSSALRRRKGPAKTPEPQSSEAPQDPLNWFGILVPHSLRQAQASFRDGLQLAADIASLQNRIDWGRNQLRGLQEKLKKLEPGTA from the exons ATGGAGGCGCCTGACCTGCGAGTGGAGCTAGACTCACTGCTCCTGCAGCTTCTTCGGGACCTCGAGGAGCTGGAGGGGAAGCGAGCGGTGTTGAACGCCCGGGTGGAGGAG GGCTGGCTCTCGCTGGCCAAGGCTCGCTACGCGATGGGCGCCAAGTCGGTGGGGCCCCTACAGTATGCTTCCCACATGGAACCCCAGGTCTGCCTCCACACCAG TGAGACCCAGGAGGGACTCCAGAAGTTTGAGGTGGTGAGAGCTGGCATCCACACCCCAgaggaggtggggcctggcgAAGCAG CCTTTCTTTCCTCAGCTCTGCGCAGGCGCAAGGGCCCTGCTAAGACCCCAGAGCCACAGTCTTCTGAGGCCCCTCAGGACCCCCTGAACTGGTTTGGAATCCTGGTTCCTCACAGTCTGCGCCAGGCTCAAGCAAGTTTCCGGGATG gCCTGCAGCTGGCTGCAGACAtagccagcctccagaaccgcATCGACTGGGGTCGAAACCAGCTCCGGGGACTCCAAGAGAAACTCAAGAAGCTTGAGCCTGGTACTGCCTGA